The genomic interval CCCGCATGCTGCGCGCGTTCAGGTCGAAGATAAACGCCGCGTTGGTCATGGTCCGCTTGGCCTCGGGCTGGCGTTCGTCGGGATGCCGGCAGATCGCGTTGGGATAGCCGAAATGATCCGCCAAAGCCGACTGGATGACCGCATCATCGATTTTTCCTACATGGTCGCGCAACAGCCGGTCGAGTCGGTTTGCCCGGTAGAGCGTGCTGGTCGACAGCCGCTCCATCTGGGAGGGACCGTGGCGCGGGTCGATGAAGTGATTGGAGTGGGTGACGAGGCCGTCGCGCGGGTAGAGATAGGACACCGCGTCCGGGCTGGTCTCGATGTCGATGATCTCGCCATCCGCATGGCCGACCACGAAATTCGCCGAGCAGACGCGTTTGGTCGAAAGGATGGGAAGCAGCGCCATGTCGTAGGTCTCGGCGTCGAGGACTTCCCGGCAGCGCATGTGGAACGGTTTTTCATAGGCGTTGCGGCCGTCATGGTCGGACACGAGCCCGTTCTCGACCAGCCCGATGCCGTGTTCGTTTACGCCCATCTTGCCGCCGACGATGCCGGCCTCGGTGTAGCAGATCATGTTGGGCCCGTTTTTCCGCGTGATGCGCAGCACGACGCAGCGTCCGTGCACGCCCGCCAGCCAGTCCCAGTTCTGGCCCAGAATGGTATGCCCGTTGGCGCTCGCCTCCGGCATCACGCCGAAGGTGGAGCAGCCGTCGGCGTCGTCGGCCAGGGCCGGGTTGTCGTTGGCCTTCGCCTCGTCGCCGAACAGGCCGAAGGTGATCTCGTAGCGGGCGTTGATCATGGAAATGTCGCCCAGCGGGAGCTCGGCGCCGTCGGCAATGCCGCGCATTTCTTCGGCGTAGTCGGCGTTCTGCTCGCGCATGACGCCGATCCAGGTCTCGCCTTCCTTCCGGGCGTTCTCGGCATCCAGTCCCCCGGCGGCGAAGCGCGCCAGGTAGGTATCGATATTTTCTGCGATCTGGGTGCGTTGAGAACGTCCATGGGTCAGGCCGCGTTGATAGGGGTCATCACCAAGTTCGAGGATG from Alphaproteobacteria bacterium carries:
- a CDS encoding C45 family peptidase, with translation MADLPILELGDDPYQRGLTHGRSQRTQIAENIDTYLARFAAGGLDAENARKEGETWIGVMREQNADYAEEMRGIADGAELPLGDISMINARYEITFGLFGDEAKANDNPALADDADGCSTFGVMPEASANGHTILGQNWDWLAGVHGRCVVLRITRKNGPNMICYTEAGIVGGKMGVNEHGIGLVENGLVSDHDGRNAYEKPFHMRCREVLDAETYDMALLPILSTKRVCSANFVVGHADGEIIDIETSPDAVSYLYPRDGLVTHSNHFIDPRHGPSQMERLSTSTLYRANRLDRLLRDHVGKIDDAVIQSALADHFGYPNAICRHPDERQPEAKRTMTNAAFIFDLNARSMRVANGPPCSTPWALHMLDGNAVEQAAE